The Anaerolineae bacterium genome contains the following window.
ACCCCTGGAGTGCGGAATTTATTCCGCTTTTTGGCAGAGGCAGAATGAATTCTGCACTCCTTCAACTGATTTGAAACACACCCTATTTATTAATATCCCGGATCATTTGGTAAAGTTGTCCGGCAATTTCCAGATTGACTGCTTGATTGGGGTGAGCATCAAGGGGACTGGTGGTAGTTTCAGCCGGATCCCGGCCGGCCAAAAGAGAGCTTATATCCAATACCGGCACGTTTTGTTCTCTAAAAAAATCAACCACAATTTGGGTGATAGAACGGCTTTTTTCAACATCGTCCAGGCTGGGAAAGACCACCACCAAAAGAGGAATGTTTTCGGCATGAGCGCCCTCGATAATGGTGAACAATTCTTGACGATGCTGCCACCATAATTCGGGATTCCGGTAAAGAGAAGCGATCCAGGTTAAATAATCGGGCCGGGGCGGCGGTTGGGTAAAACGGTACCAACGCCAGTAGAGAAAATTCAAGGCGTAAGAGTTGTTGACCAGGCTGCCCCAAATTCCGGTGGGCCTGGACACAAACTCCGGCCGCTCAAAGCCCCGGTTATAGGCCGCCTGTTCAATGTCGTTGATAAAATAGGATAAAATCAAAATATCAGGGGCGTGGGGGTAGTCAATCATGGCCTTGATTTCGTTTTCAGTGGACCAGCCCGGCGACGCCACGACAAAAACCGCGTATTCCGGCCCCAACAATTTAGCCAGTTGGTTGGGAAAACGGTCTTCATAGTTTTTGATGCCCGTGCCGGCCACAAACGAGTCGCCTACAACCATTACCCTGGTTTTGCCGGCAACATCTTCAGGCGTCCATTCCCGGTCCCGATACCCCAACGAATTGATAGGCTGCCAGTACTTTTGGCGCCAGTTTTGGGCCGCCAGAACAAAAGTGTAGCCATCGGTTTGGGCAAAAAACAGTTTAAAATAAATTTCGGCCATCATTAAAATGATAAACAAGCCCAAGAGGCCCAGCGTTAAATTTTCTAAAATACGCCGTTTCGGGGTTTCAGAGGGCCACCAGCGGCGATAGGTCAAAAAAGCGCCAACGATTAATCCCAGCCCTAAAAGTAAAATCGAGATAAATACAAGCCAATACATTATGGATTTTTCTCCCGGGCCGGTTTGGCGCGAGCGTGCCTATACAGGCCGGCCACAACCAGGGCTATCACAATCCCCACCAGCGTGCCAACGCCAAGATATATTCCCCAACGGAAAGACTGCGGCTCATAAGAAAAAACCACCTGATGCCGGCCCGGCTCAAGATAAACTCCCCGCATTACCAAATTAACGGCCAACAGCGAGCGTAGTTGACCATCCACGTACACCTGCCAGCCGGGGTAATACAAATCCGATAAAATCAACAGGCCGGCTTCCGCCAATTCGGCGGAAATCTCAACCCGAGAAGGGTGGTAACGGGTAATATTGACCTTCTCCGCCGCGGGAGTTTCAGGCAAAGGTGAAGTAAGCATGGCCGGGGCGGGACCTTCTACAACGGCCTCAAGCGCCGGGTCAAAATCGGGCCGGGCCAGTTGGGCCTTGACCGCCGCCAGGTTACCGGGCGGGGCTGTTGTTACCCGGTGCACAACCCAGGCTCGCGGCAAAACTTGTTTATTTTCATAGATGCTGTTGGGGCCGTAATATAGCAACTGCCATTGCTCGGCGTTGACCAGGAGGGGATTGGCCCAGCCGCCACGCGAGCCGGGCGCGCCCTGGGGTTTGGTGACAAAGGATAAAACGAGAGGCTGTTGGGCGTACGCCGATAAATCAAGTTGAACAGGAATCCATTGCCGGTCATCAGGATTTTCGCGGGGGCGCAACGCCTGAGAAAAAATAGGCGCAGCCGGCGGCTGTCCGGGTTGGGTGGCGTATATTTCAAATAGAACACCGTCGGCTTGCCAAAATTGAGGGTCAACGGCAATAGCGGTTTCCAATTGAAACCGGCCGGGCAACGCCCCGTGATAGTGAACGACCGACGGCGCCGGCGCGACAAGAACTTCTTGAGACCAATTGTTGATGGCCCATTCAAAAACCTGTCCCGCCTCGCTAAAATCCGATTCAATTTGCGGCGGCTCAACTTCGGTCAAAAGAGAAATTCCGTCTCCGGCGGCCAACAGATCGCGGGGAGTGTAGAGATATTTCACGTTCAGGGCGTCGAGCAAACGGCTGGCCTGGGCATAATAGGTGATGACCCGCAGATTACTGGGCGCGCGCGCGCCGCTGGCTTCGGCGTATTCAAAATAACGCTGAGACAAAAACGAATTGTAAACTTGAACAACCGGCAGGGAAAAAACCCCGCCGGTATTAGGCCACAATACTCTCCCTACCCCTGATATGCGAAAGGGTTGAGTTTCTTTTTTAACTT
Protein-coding sequences here:
- a CDS encoding SGNH/GDSL hydrolase family protein; translated protein: MYWLVFISILLLGLGLIVGAFLTYRRWWPSETPKRRILENLTLGLLGLFIILMMAEIYFKLFFAQTDGYTFVLAAQNWRQKYWQPINSLGYRDREWTPEDVAGKTRVMVVGDSFVAGTGIKNYEDRFPNQLAKLLGPEYAVFVVASPGWSTENEIKAMIDYPHAPDILILSYFINDIEQAAYNRGFERPEFVSRPTGIWGSLVNNSYALNFLYWRWYRFTQPPPRPDYLTWIASLYRNPELWWQHRQELFTIIEGAHAENIPLLVVVFPSLDDVEKSRSITQIVVDFFREQNVPVLDISSLLAGRDPAETTTSPLDAHPNQAVNLEIAGQLYQMIRDINK